One Spinacia oleracea cultivar Varoflay chromosome 4, BTI_SOV_V1, whole genome shotgun sequence DNA segment encodes these proteins:
- the LOC110791890 gene encoding nuclear speckle RNA-binding protein B — MDHPDSPGGGRPPRKELHGPRPAPLKVRKESHKIRKPPVAPPAYPTQNQQLPPYLPPPRQPVIIYTVSPKVIHTHPSEFMTLVQRLTGSDATSSSYATSSNVTSSSSTIVDGFSSSTTTTRSHHVTGGISPAARFASIEKTKMHSEAKKFVGPSEVFRREVMDIEEYVNSGGGGGGGGGGGIEGVERTMVFPGILSPGPGSLPPISPNLFSPFFHDSNNLNLQHHDLGGVQHGNKSLIEGGYLPSPFSTNFTSPSTMFSPNSLDFLQRVLDS; from the coding sequence ATGGACCATCCTGATTCCCCGGGAGGCGGCCGACCGCCTCGAAAGGAGCTACACGGTCCAAGGCCGGCACCCTTGAAGGTTAGGAAAGAATCACACAAGATCAGAAAACCGCCGGTTGCGCCACCAGCTTATCCGACACAAAACCAACAACTTCCACCTTATCTGCCGCCACCACGTCAGCCTGTGATCATATACACCGTGTCTCCTAAGGTAATCCATACACACCCTAGTGAATTTATGACACTTGTCCAAAGGCTAACGGGATCAGATGCCACGTCATCATCATATGCTACTTCTAGTAATGTTACTTCTTCAAGTAGTACCATTGTTGATGGCTTTTCTTCTTCTACTACTACAACAAGGTCCCATCACGTAACGGGGGGCATATCGCCAGCAGCGAGGTTTGCGAGTATCGAAAAGACGAAAATGCACTCGGAGGCTAAGAAGTTTGTTGGTCCAAGTGAAGTTTTCAGAAGAGAAGTAATGGATATTGAAGAATATGTCaatagtggtggtggtggtggtggcggcggcggCGGTGGCATTGAAGGAGTAGAACGAACCATGGTTTTTCCGGGTATTTTATCTCCCGGACCGGGTTCCCTACCCCCAATTTCACCAAACTTGTTCTCCCCCTTTTTCCATGATTCAAATAACTTAAACCTACAACATCATGACTTAGGTGGTGTACAACATGGAAATAAGAGTTTAATCGAAGGAGGTTACTTACCTAGTCCCTTTTCGACCAATTTCACTTCTCCTAGTACCATGTTTTCCCCTAATTCTCTAGATTTTTTGCAGCGCGTTTTAGATAGTTGA